From one Streptomyces sp. 846.5 genomic stretch:
- a CDS encoding PspA/IM30 family protein: MRRMSMIFRAKANKALDRAEDPRETLDYSYQKQLELLQKVRRGVADVATSRKRLELQLQQLQKQSSTLEEQGRKALSLGREDLAREALTRRSGIQQQVADLETQYQALQGEEEKLTLASQRLQSKVDAFRTKKETIKATYTAAQAQTRIAESFSGISEEMGDVGLAIQRAEDKTAQMQARAGAIDELLASGALDDPTGMRKDDITAELERMSSGSDVELELARMKAELSGGSAEPTPAIEQGQKPATPQDQPRFDK, translated from the coding sequence ATGAGGCGGATGTCGATGATCTTCCGCGCCAAGGCCAACAAGGCCTTGGACCGTGCGGAGGACCCACGGGAGACACTCGACTACTCGTACCAGAAGCAGCTCGAACTGCTGCAGAAGGTGCGTCGTGGAGTGGCGGATGTGGCGACGTCCCGCAAGCGCCTGGAGCTCCAGCTCCAGCAGCTCCAGAAGCAGTCCTCCACGCTGGAGGAGCAGGGCCGCAAGGCGCTCTCCCTCGGCCGTGAGGACCTGGCCCGTGAGGCGCTCACCCGCCGTTCCGGGATCCAGCAGCAGGTCGCCGACCTGGAGACGCAGTACCAGGCTCTGCAGGGCGAGGAGGAGAAGCTCACGCTCGCCTCCCAGCGGCTGCAGTCCAAGGTCGACGCCTTCAGGACCAAGAAGGAGACCATCAAGGCCACCTACACGGCCGCGCAGGCGCAGACCCGTATCGCCGAGTCCTTCTCCGGCATCTCGGAGGAGATGGGCGACGTCGGCCTGGCGATCCAGCGGGCCGAGGACAAGACGGCGCAGATGCAGGCGCGGGCCGGAGCGATCGACGAGCTGCTCGCCTCGGGCGCGCTCGACGACCCGACCGGGATGCGCAAGGACGACATCACGGCCGAGCTGGAGCGGATGTCCAGCGGTTCGGATGTCGAGCTGGAGCTTGCCAGGATGAAGGCCGAGCTGTCCGGCGGCAGTGCCGAGCCGACCCCCGCCATCGAGCAGGGGCAGAAGCCGGCCACCCCGCAGGACCAGCCGCGCTTCGACAAGTAA